One Thermosphaera aggregans DNA segment encodes these proteins:
- a CDS encoding nicotinamide-nucleotide adenylyltransferase yields the protein MKRCLMIARFQPFHYGHLKAVKYCYEKFDEVIVMVGMASQSHTPENPFTCGERLVMIRESLKWAGLDLSRIITVTLPTMEVNRAAVHNVKLYSPPFTHVITLNPIIQQLFREEGYDVIIPPLEDRTIYSGSYIRHLMVNGNPDWKKLVPPPVADFIEEIKGVERIIMLHKERLPGYYATA from the coding sequence ATGAAAAGATGCCTGATGATCGCAAGGTTTCAGCCATTCCACTATGGTCATTTGAAAGCAGTAAAATACTGCTACGAGAAGTTCGACGAGGTCATTGTGATGGTAGGGATGGCTAGTCAAAGCCACACTCCCGAAAACCCTTTCACGTGCGGTGAGAGATTGGTTATGATACGCGAGTCGCTTAAATGGGCTGGACTAGACTTGTCGAGGATTATAACAGTCACTCTGCCAACGATGGAGGTTAACCGGGCTGCTGTTCACAACGTGAAGCTCTACAGTCCCCCCTTCACGCATGTAATCACTTTAAACCCTATTATCCAGCAGTTGTTCAGGGAGGAAGGATATGATGTTATAATACCTCCTCTTGAGGATAGAACCATTTATAGCGGCTCCTATATAAGGCATTTAATGGTCAATGGAAACCCTGACTGGAAGAAACTGGTTCCACCCCCAGTAGCCGATTTTATAGAGGAGATAAAAGGCGTGGAAAGAATAATCATGCTGCACAAGGAGAGGCTACCCGGATACTACGCGACAGCTTGA
- a CDS encoding site-2 protease family protein, which produces MDYDEFLSLAIASLAIGFVFASSQLYRLNIVSFSLVFSIAVLSVISHEIAHRQVARVMNCYSRYVLHPIGLLITLASSLPFVPIKFIMPGVTVIMPRTYDYLELRRIEGVTSLAGPVTNIVLAMLGFMLINLYPSLPSYYSSHVYYLVYINAWIALFNLLPIPPLDGSKVFRWNPILYLLSVAASAGLFLTTIIY; this is translated from the coding sequence ATGGATTATGACGAGTTTTTATCGCTCGCCATAGCCTCACTAGCGATAGGGTTTGTGTTTGCATCCAGCCAGCTGTATCGTTTAAACATTGTTTCTTTCTCTTTAGTGTTTTCAATAGCCGTGTTATCTGTGATCAGCCACGAGATAGCCCACAGGCAAGTAGCTAGAGTAATGAATTGCTACAGCAGGTATGTTTTACACCCTATAGGGTTGTTGATAACTCTTGCCAGCTCACTACCGTTCGTGCCTATAAAGTTCATCATGCCAGGTGTTACAGTGATAATGCCTAGGACATACGATTACTTAGAGCTCAGGAGGATAGAAGGTGTAACTTCGTTAGCAGGGCCTGTGACGAACATAGTTCTAGCCATGTTAGGATTCATGTTGATTAACTTGTACCCGAGCTTGCCGAGTTATTATTCGAGTCATGTTTACTATTTAGTATATATAAATGCATGGATAGCGCTTTTCAACCTGCTCCCAATTCCTCCGCTGGACGGGTCAAAAGTATTTAGGTGGAATCCTATACTTTACCTGTTATCTGTGGCAGCTTCAGCAGGATTGTTTTTAACGACAATAATCTATTGA
- a CDS encoding HTH domain-containing protein, translated as MVGESKNIKEKVYEALKNSKTPLSPKQIAQMTGLNYNTVRARLHDLRKENRASRMPEGWVAK; from the coding sequence ATGGTCGGAGAATCTAAAAACATTAAGGAAAAAGTATATGAAGCATTGAAGAATTCTAAGACGCCTTTAAGTCCTAAACAGATTGCTCAAATGACCGGGCTGAACTATAATACTGTGAGAGCGAGACTACACGATCTTAGGAAGGAAAACAGGGCTTCCAGGATGCCGGAGGGCTGGGTTGCAAAATAA
- a CDS encoding biotin--[acetyl-CoA-carboxylase] ligase, protein MGREAEEFSLMLELLRLLSENEKVTPTIVEKELGLTREEYEGLISVLRKYFMLKEEKDSVIFYRGDNLRAIQPWGWNYVYRVIAGSTMSMAKKYPPWSITVAEYQVYGKGRHGKTWIGSLGGLWVTYKMRVQAHLAQFLPIAVPVLLSRILRDQFKINALIKWPNDIVMNDKKLAGILVEAETSGSDIIGYIGLGININNDPPLETAITLKEIAGTLVPRNRLFSKLTGWISRMEKLVEKPELLRLEYLEKLSTLGRRVKVVTKDAEIVGNASSISELGELIVETGSGSVKISSLEALKIIHLD, encoded by the coding sequence ATGGGGAGAGAAGCTGAGGAGTTTTCATTAATGCTGGAATTGTTAAGACTGCTCTCGGAAAATGAAAAGGTAACTCCAACCATTGTTGAGAAAGAGCTGGGTTTGACGAGAGAAGAATATGAAGGTTTAATCTCAGTTCTCAGGAAATACTTCATGCTTAAGGAGGAAAAAGACTCCGTTATATTCTACAGAGGCGATAATCTCAGAGCAATACAGCCATGGGGGTGGAACTATGTTTATAGGGTTATTGCCGGTTCAACAATGAGCATGGCTAAGAAATATCCTCCATGGAGTATCACTGTAGCTGAATACCAGGTTTACGGCAAGGGCCGTCACGGTAAAACATGGATTGGGAGCCTCGGAGGCTTATGGGTTACTTATAAAATGCGGGTACAGGCTCATTTAGCACAGTTTCTCCCGATAGCGGTTCCCGTTCTTCTCTCAAGGATTTTAAGAGACCAGTTTAAGATTAATGCATTGATCAAGTGGCCTAATGACATAGTGATGAACGATAAGAAACTCGCAGGGATCTTGGTGGAGGCAGAGACCTCCGGCTCCGATATTATAGGATACATTGGATTAGGCATTAACATTAACAATGACCCTCCATTAGAGACTGCCATAACCCTAAAGGAGATTGCAGGAACCCTAGTGCCTAGGAACCGGTTATTCAGCAAGTTGACGGGGTGGATATCCAGGATGGAGAAGCTTGTTGAGAAGCCAGAGCTTCTAAGACTTGAATACCTTGAAAAGCTGTCAACCCTTGGTAGGAGAGTCAAAGTTGTAACGAAAGATGCTGAGATTGTTGGAAACGCCTCGTCGATATCGGAATTAGGCGAGTTAATCGTTGAAACAGGATCAGGAAGCGTTAAAATCTCATCGTTAGAGGCTTTAAAAATTATTCATTTAGATTGA
- a CDS encoding DUF2341 domain-containing protein, producing MPTPSLLHAIGTGFIVALLVGLFMYGLSMSEITMINNYTAILQYISDKIAASIRSLYSSTYLANSNQSSISLNIPVEISSEKGYNVYIGRGEVLASEFPRLRERGDYNPQAFYVIASTADKKVYSISLLFQPTDLVAPLRFAKGELIVERVTQGFDPAEGYVESGILWFCRSPVYVKERANTTLSNYLVKIEFDPSILNCTYQETVYTPSRSDVRFADSDGVSTLKYWIDSWEPNYARVWVQIPSIQPLENKTIYLYWGNPYAAERSDPGIFLFYDSFTRYNSLQDLLSRSPLWNVRPLHSYSYNLLPNGLLNALLDIKNNGFVILYYNRFIMLDQYQGVLVEALGKPYSSANKDAEYLLGLVNVGDAAQVFNETLRPVIVDPSLSLDNYTVIYGTWDISSMGNDTFLNATSLSYTPGKGYYAIALRENPPLIRYQPGQEYYQILYKVRIDNTSTIRGVLISEDLGRTRGFYLGLQFDSSGNVLKLLYSKNPLPALTDFTVLNSTSVSNIIFPNWVIIYVSVKSPGVANSEYSFQVINPDNGSTILEYSGRGTLDVYQPEYVGPFAHSPSEILGSSELWFDDLISCRYNNNTNIYFDAKKFYIIGLSPGWEITIVDYKDVLVYDNETNTTRVEKQAVYAQSSTVDESGIAVFDLTTYPILGEMYPVEFLFYYNGELIDRIEYPSLVSGGMVLMFRPYLQQPLIIDGGLIFTTGQQGVEYHIKTQAITDTNLRAGYNITSIGYFNQKLYYFILNPNYYNTTPSTYNPYNFTYKLAANFTFFVGLMVYESTGQGSANLTGIYEWIRVRPFVDPEPLAKPSYLSESLSIPTPPQVKIVEYVDRIVFSSELLVDLFIIVIPDSHYALSMVVRGRRA from the coding sequence ATGCCGACTCCTTCATTACTCCACGCTATTGGAACGGGTTTCATAGTAGCCTTATTAGTAGGCCTCTTTATGTATGGATTGTCCATGTCCGAGATAACCATGATCAATAATTACACAGCTATACTGCAATACATATCCGATAAGATAGCAGCAAGCATCAGATCCCTCTACTCCTCGACATACCTGGCCAACTCCAATCAATCCAGCATTAGCTTGAACATACCTGTAGAAATATCAAGTGAAAAAGGCTATAACGTTTATATTGGTCGAGGAGAAGTCCTAGCTTCAGAGTTCCCCAGGCTAAGAGAGAGGGGGGATTATAATCCGCAAGCATTCTACGTGATAGCCTCCACAGCGGATAAAAAAGTCTACAGTATCTCCCTCTTATTTCAGCCAACAGATCTAGTAGCTCCTTTAAGATTTGCTAAAGGCGAGCTCATAGTTGAAAGAGTTACACAAGGTTTTGACCCCGCAGAAGGCTATGTGGAGAGCGGGATCCTGTGGTTCTGCCGCTCCCCGGTATATGTCAAGGAGAGAGCTAACACTACTCTTTCAAACTACTTGGTTAAAATAGAGTTTGATCCTTCAATACTCAACTGCACCTATCAGGAAACAGTTTACACTCCATCCCGGAGTGATGTCCGCTTTGCAGACTCCGACGGGGTTTCAACCCTTAAGTATTGGATAGATAGTTGGGAGCCTAATTACGCGAGGGTCTGGGTTCAAATACCCAGCATTCAACCATTGGAGAATAAGACGATCTACCTGTACTGGGGGAACCCGTATGCGGCTGAGAGAAGCGATCCCGGGATATTCCTGTTCTACGATAGCTTCACACGTTACAACTCCCTGCAAGACTTGCTGTCACGGTCGCCACTGTGGAACGTGAGACCATTGCATTCGTATTCTTACAATTTGCTTCCAAACGGGTTGTTAAACGCCTTGCTTGACATTAAAAATAACGGCTTCGTCATTCTGTACTATAACAGGTTTATAATGCTCGACCAATACCAGGGAGTTTTAGTGGAAGCGCTGGGAAAGCCCTACAGCAGTGCCAACAAGGATGCTGAGTACTTGCTCGGACTGGTCAACGTGGGCGATGCTGCACAAGTATTTAATGAAACACTCAGACCCGTCATCGTGGACCCATCGTTATCTCTAGATAACTACACGGTGATATATGGGACCTGGGACATCTCCTCTATGGGAAACGATACATTTCTAAACGCGACAAGCCTATCCTACACCCCCGGGAAAGGATACTACGCAATAGCCCTGAGGGAAAATCCTCCGTTAATAAGATATCAACCAGGCCAAGAATACTATCAAATCCTGTATAAGGTAAGGATTGATAACACAAGCACTATCAGAGGGGTTTTAATCTCTGAGGATTTAGGACGCACAAGAGGCTTCTACCTAGGATTACAGTTTGATTCTAGCGGGAATGTTCTAAAACTATTGTATAGCAAAAACCCATTACCCGCTCTCACAGATTTTACGGTGTTAAACTCTACCTCGGTGTCCAATATAATCTTTCCCAATTGGGTAATCATTTATGTATCGGTTAAATCGCCTGGAGTTGCGAATTCAGAGTACTCATTTCAGGTGATAAATCCTGATAATGGATCAACAATACTTGAGTACTCGGGAAGGGGCACCCTAGATGTCTACCAGCCTGAGTACGTGGGTCCCTTCGCACACTCGCCAAGCGAAATATTAGGTTCCAGTGAATTATGGTTTGACGATCTCATATCGTGTAGATACAATAACAATACCAATATATATTTTGACGCTAAAAAGTTCTACATCATTGGTCTTTCCCCGGGCTGGGAAATTACCATCGTCGATTACAAGGACGTACTGGTCTACGATAATGAAACCAACACCACTAGGGTTGAGAAGCAAGCAGTTTACGCCCAGAGCTCCACGGTCGATGAATCTGGAATAGCTGTTTTCGACCTCACAACATACCCGATACTAGGCGAGATGTATCCGGTGGAATTTCTCTTCTACTATAACGGGGAGTTAATAGACAGGATCGAGTACCCCAGCCTTGTCTCCGGAGGAATGGTGCTGATGTTTCGACCATATCTTCAACAACCTCTCATAATCGACGGCGGGTTGATATTTACCACGGGCCAACAGGGCGTGGAATATCATATTAAGACACAAGCAATCACTGACACAAATCTAAGAGCTGGCTACAACATAACCAGCATAGGGTACTTTAATCAAAAACTCTACTACTTCATCTTGAACCCGAACTACTATAATACAACCCCCTCCACCTATAACCCGTACAACTTCACATATAAGTTAGCCGCTAATTTCACATTCTTTGTAGGGTTAATGGTGTATGAGTCAACCGGACAGGGCAGTGCCAACTTGACAGGAATATACGAATGGATCCGTGTAAGACCGTTCGTTGACCCGGAGCCTTTGGCCAAGCCCAGTTACTTATCTGAGTCCCTAAGTATTCCGACCCCTCCTCAGGTGAAGATAGTTGAATATGTTGACAGAATAGTGTTTTCCAGCGAGCTCCTGGTCGACTTGTTCATCATTGTGATACCGGACTCCCATTACGCGTTATCAATGGTCGTCAGGGGGAGGAGAGCGTGA
- a CDS encoding YkgJ family cysteine cluster protein — protein sequence MENLRFACSSCGLCCTLSPVSLLPHEDIALRFLANTYNLKYRSSPGYKMYDEISGFNLAFSYVMELVDGKCTFLKNNLCLIHDVAKPLICRSYPFVPKQVKYYVDNVNRHVYAVVEHGLSMKCPVVSRDMRRLEFVENPYRLAYYYTPKEFMASLEMERARNVYFELLSALWKKRIVELAEEKHGAPVINLYQFLRTYFPEMPNLLNIQPLRDKK from the coding sequence ATGGAGAATTTAAGGTTTGCCTGCTCATCCTGCGGACTATGCTGCACTCTATCACCCGTTTCCCTACTCCCCCATGAGGATATTGCTTTACGCTTTCTGGCAAACACATACAATCTTAAGTATAGAAGCTCCCCAGGGTACAAAATGTACGATGAAATCAGCGGCTTCAACCTAGCATTCAGCTACGTCATGGAGCTGGTGGATGGTAAATGCACCTTCCTAAAAAACAATCTCTGCCTAATACATGATGTTGCGAAGCCATTAATATGTAGAAGCTACCCTTTCGTCCCCAAGCAGGTCAAGTATTACGTTGACAATGTTAACCGACACGTTTACGCTGTGGTTGAACACGGCTTGAGCATGAAATGCCCTGTTGTGAGCAGGGATATGAGAAGGTTAGAGTTTGTTGAAAACCCCTATAGGCTTGCTTACTATTACACGCCTAAAGAGTTTATGGCATCACTTGAAATGGAGAGAGCGAGAAACGTTTATTTCGAGCTTCTATCAGCTCTTTGGAAGAAGAGAATTGTAGAACTAGCCGAGGAGAAACATGGCGCGCCCGTTATCAACCTGTATCAGTTCCTTAGAACTTATTTCCCCGAGATGCCTAACTTATTAAATATTCAACCCCTTAGAGATAAAAAGTGA
- a CDS encoding HD domain-containing protein codes for MTLLSLIHSSKYFPLMFTWKIVSDPIYNYVTFNKEVEEPVVNSILLQRLRYILQLQTAHLVYPGAMHSRFQHSLGVMHLSGIVAQDYTDKIIALYGESALEGFPARSLVEATRLAGLLHDVGHAAFGHAFEEMVLWRSGKIPPELSNHERIGVRLIEQLLEDTLLKLEKIHDFPHLTEILLELLREREPGSKILNVYRWIIKDSLYPTDIVDFLKRDSYYTGASEYGYIHHERLYINTYPLEARDNYILVLDRTAWGEFREYMVAKAGMYEHVYYHSVNRAFDRVLNDILAKMESTYNLSERVTMISTGNPYPYLELTDVFMYKLMMDHALYANDDIGRLCRTIMIDRKPPYRRVGREYILYASKGLTYLKELLKLMFDQMYRQRVQNLILEEVVSAVKDKNIGYEDVWIDILDISPVSKSVLIPDGSGKRPYIRLYLGKKSGREITLDREVDLLEEGLPLMVIFRAYIAREKYDVELEPIISKALESSIESTLGLTRREYDEALKTLFQHMDSIEHKSMTM; via the coding sequence GTGACGCTGTTGAGCCTAATCCACTCGAGCAAGTATTTTCCATTAATGTTTACTTGGAAAATTGTTAGCGACCCCATATATAACTATGTCACTTTCAATAAAGAAGTTGAAGAACCTGTAGTCAACAGTATCCTGCTTCAAAGGCTCCGATACATCCTCCAGCTGCAAACCGCGCACTTAGTATACCCTGGTGCAATGCACTCAAGGTTTCAACACAGCTTAGGAGTCATGCATTTAAGCGGTATTGTAGCCCAAGATTATACGGATAAGATCATAGCCCTTTACGGGGAGTCAGCTCTGGAGGGATTTCCGGCTAGAAGCCTGGTTGAGGCCACCAGGCTTGCAGGATTGCTTCACGACGTAGGGCACGCAGCGTTTGGCCATGCGTTTGAGGAAATGGTTTTATGGAGAAGTGGAAAAATCCCGCCCGAGCTAAGTAATCATGAGAGGATCGGGGTTAGACTAATAGAACAGCTCCTAGAAGATACCTTATTGAAGCTTGAAAAAATCCATGACTTCCCCCACCTCACGGAAATCTTGCTAGAGCTTCTGCGGGAGAGAGAACCGGGTAGCAAAATACTGAATGTTTACCGCTGGATAATAAAGGATAGCCTTTACCCAACTGATATCGTTGATTTTCTCAAAAGGGACAGCTATTACACGGGGGCAAGCGAGTATGGCTACATCCATCATGAGAGACTATACATAAACACCTACCCTCTTGAAGCGAGGGACAATTATATCCTTGTATTAGATCGAACCGCTTGGGGTGAATTCCGGGAGTACATGGTTGCCAAGGCCGGTATGTACGAGCATGTTTACTATCATAGCGTTAACAGGGCTTTCGACCGTGTTCTAAACGATATCCTCGCGAAAATGGAGTCCACGTACAACCTGTCTGAGAGAGTCACAATGATTTCAACCGGAAACCCGTACCCATACCTTGAGCTAACAGACGTGTTCATGTACAAGTTAATGATGGATCATGCTTTATACGCTAACGACGATATAGGGAGGCTTTGCAGAACCATAATGATTGATAGAAAACCCCCGTATAGACGCGTGGGCCGAGAGTATATTTTGTATGCTTCAAAAGGCTTGACCTACCTGAAAGAACTGTTAAAGTTAATGTTTGATCAAATGTATAGGCAGCGAGTCCAGAACCTCATCCTTGAGGAAGTAGTATCCGCGGTGAAAGACAAGAACATTGGCTACGAGGACGTGTGGATTGATATCTTGGATATCTCGCCCGTGTCCAAGAGCGTGCTAATACCCGACGGCTCCGGCAAAAGACCCTATATCAGGCTCTACCTTGGGAAGAAATCGGGTAGAGAAATCACTCTAGACAGGGAAGTTGACTTGCTGGAAGAGGGGCTACCCTTGATGGTTATTTTCCGAGCGTACATCGCAAGGGAAAAATATGATGTGGAGCTGGAGCCCATTATTTCTAAAGCATTAGAATCATCAATAGAGTCTACTCTGGGTTTGACAAGGAGGGAATACGATGAAGCATTAAAGACCTTGTTTCAACATATGGATTCAATAGAGCATAAGAGCATGACTATGTAA
- a CDS encoding TldD/PmbA family protein, whose translation MDVEFLLKMGRTKGLEGVEIYKVETDSLALTISNDKVKEASASKTFSMGVRGYVGKKVAGVSINDENLNAEVAFEKLSSLIKTSIEDPNWVGFPPPRKGFMNIACRDERIVHADYAEVMKAIKELMEIMKDEAVRNGAERASVVEGMVRLGAQKITVANSEGVHTEDECTVSGIFMVLKTVAGRGESDKSFWIVNRRFDFAELEYLGMNTARLSLMFAGAEKIETGEYDLILTPETFAGILASALIPAFSALNILEGRSPLKDKLESMVLDEKVNILDNPGMPFEIGSRGFDDEGMPTSAKVLVRKGVLKEILHNYYTSARMKLETLGNGFRRNPSSPTTPYPTNFHVQPGESRLEDLQQELKKGLIVYETIGQWMSNPYNGNVKATATHALLVENGEVKGPVKGVLITGNVYEWLGSRLRGIGREVFTSEGVATPGLWVEKVRVAGE comes from the coding sequence ATGGATGTTGAGTTTCTCCTGAAAATGGGTAGGACTAAAGGACTTGAGGGCGTAGAGATATACAAGGTTGAAACAGATTCACTCGCCCTTACAATCTCCAATGATAAGGTGAAAGAAGCATCAGCCTCTAAAACATTTTCAATGGGCGTTAGGGGATATGTAGGTAAGAAAGTGGCAGGCGTAAGCATTAACGATGAAAATCTAAATGCTGAAGTAGCGTTCGAGAAGCTTTCCTCACTGATTAAAACAAGCATAGAGGATCCAAACTGGGTTGGTTTCCCGCCGCCGCGTAAAGGATTTATGAACATTGCATGCAGGGATGAGAGAATAGTCCATGCAGACTATGCTGAAGTAATGAAGGCGATCAAAGAGTTAATGGAGATAATGAAGGATGAGGCGGTTAGAAACGGAGCTGAGAGAGCATCCGTCGTTGAAGGAATGGTTAGACTAGGGGCTCAGAAAATAACTGTCGCAAATTCTGAAGGTGTTCACACAGAAGACGAGTGTACTGTTTCCGGCATCTTTATGGTTTTGAAAACCGTTGCTGGGAGAGGAGAGTCTGACAAGTCCTTCTGGATTGTGAACAGGAGGTTTGATTTTGCAGAGCTAGAATACCTCGGAATGAATACAGCCAGATTATCATTAATGTTCGCGGGTGCTGAGAAGATTGAGACCGGTGAATATGATTTAATACTAACACCGGAGACGTTCGCAGGCATACTAGCATCCGCTCTTATCCCTGCGTTCTCAGCATTAAACATTCTGGAAGGCAGGAGCCCTCTTAAGGATAAGTTAGAATCCATGGTGCTTGATGAAAAGGTAAACATCCTGGACAACCCTGGCATGCCGTTTGAAATCGGTAGCAGAGGTTTTGACGATGAGGGCATGCCCACCAGCGCCAAGGTTTTGGTCAGGAAAGGCGTGTTAAAAGAAATCTTGCACAACTACTACACCTCGGCGCGGATGAAGCTTGAGACCTTAGGCAACGGTTTCAGGAGAAACCCGTCTTCTCCAACAACACCTTATCCTACAAACTTCCATGTTCAGCCAGGTGAAAGCAGGTTGGAGGATTTACAACAAGAATTAAAGAAGGGTCTAATAGTTTACGAGACTATTGGCCAGTGGATGAGCAATCCCTACAACGGTAACGTTAAAGCGACAGCAACCCATGCACTACTTGTAGAGAACGGGGAGGTTAAAGGTCCTGTTAAAGGTGTGTTAATAACAGGAAATGTTTACGAGTGGCTTGGAAGCAGGTTAAGAGGTATTGGAAGGGAAGTCTTCACATCGGAGGGTGTTGCAACACCTGGATTATGGGTTGAAAAAGTCAGGGTTGCAGGAGAGTAG